In Gimesia chilikensis, the genomic window CCGGAGTGACAGCTGGCCCTCGGAATAATCGCCGTCGTCTGTATCAGAGAGTGTATCCACTACCAGGTGAGAGGCTTTCCATTCGACGGCCCCAATATCTACAGTCCCATCAAAGATCCGCTGATAACTTCCACCGCGCTGATCTGTGGTGAGTCCTGCCTCTTCAACGGATGCATTACTACCTGCATTGATGGCGGCGCTTCTCTGCAGCAGGGCATGTGTTTTTGTGGGACCGCCGTTGTTTCTTAAAACGGGATCGAGCAGGCCGTCGATACTGTCCTGAATAATATTGAAGCCACCTGTAAATACCCCAGTGAGCCGGGCGTTCTCTGGAGCGGTATTTCCGGCGACGATGCTGTTGTTGATCTGGTAATCAACGTGATAGAAATCATTTTCGGGAGGAACCAGATAGACGCCTCCCCCGGATACGCCTGCGGAATTACCGACGATGGTCGAATTTTGAATTTTGAGACTGCTGGAACTTCCCAGGTAGATCAGATCCAGGTTAGCTGCTCTCGTATCGGCAATAGAACTCGTTGAGAAAGCCTGAGAGCTGAAATCGGCCTGGAGGAGTTCTCCCGGTCCTAAAAGCAGGTCATCTTCGAACTCCCAACCATCTTCCCACGGTGAAAGTGGGGGAGCCTCAATCACCCACAGGACAGGGGCAGCTAGAGAATCATGTGGTGTTGAAAAAATTCCGCCGCCATAAATCGTGGCGCTGTTACCGGAGATGGTACTGTTTTGAATCTGCAAGGTCCCGTTATTGTGATAGATGCCTCCACCGACGCTGGCACTGTTTTCCGAAAAGGTACTTTCCCGAACCGTCAGCTTACTGTCTGCGTACAGGCCGCCCCCATTTTTCGCTGTGTTATCAGTAAAGGTGCAGCCGACGATTGTGTTGCCTGTAAAACCTGAACTCTCAAAGGCATCCAGCGCGGTCGAGTCACTTCCGCTGGCAGCGATGTCACAAACGGGGCAGGGATCTACCAGATCCCTTTGGTTCATATAAACTCCACCACCGGCTAACGCATGATTCTCAATGAAGCTGCTGCCCGCGATGGTCACCACATTTTTCTCCACATTCCAGGGCGAAAACAGGAGAATTGATTCCGGTTTCCCTGGAGCCAGCGTCGGAATTTCGAATTGCGCATTCCTGGCTGCGCCATAACTGCTGTAAATTCCACCTCCGTATCGGGAAGCGCTATTCCCGAAGAAGGTCGTATTGTTGACGAGCAGATCCTGGACGTTGTTGAAGATCCCGCCACCATTATTCTGTGCCACGTTATCTGCGAAGTACGAATCAGAGACCATCAACTGACCCCGGGCGTGATAGATTCCGCCTCCGTCTGCACTCGCTAAATTTTCAGAGATCGTACTGTTGGAGAGCGATAGATCCTCATAATTCAGAATCGCGCCCCCGCGGTCTGCGGAGCCGTGTATCAGCGACAGGCCGCTGATTTCTACATCGATCGCGGTAGAATTATTGCCGTCATCCACGCGGAAGATCCGGCTCTGGCCCCCTCCATCGAGCGTCAGCTGGTCCTGTCCCAGGCCGACAATTGTGACACTGGATGAAATCAGCAGTTCACTCTGTATCGCAATGGTTCCCCCTGCCAGCGCGTTGCTGAAGGTAATCAGACTGGGATCGACTGTACCTTCCGACAGACGGATCGCTTCCCGCAGTGAGAGCTGACCGCTGGAATAGTTGCCGTCGTCGATATCAGAAAGCGTATCTACGACCAGCGACAGGCCGTTCCATTCCACAGCGCCGATATCGACGGTCCCATCATAGATCCGCTGATAACCCCAACCACGCTGATCTATAGACGATTGTGCTCTGGCATTGCTGCCGGCATTGATGGCGGCGCTGCCGGCGAGCAGCGCGTGTGTCAGGGTAGAGCCTCCATTATCTCTCAGTACCGGATCGAGTAAGCCTGCGACACTGTTCAGAACGATGTTGTGGTCGCCGTCATAGTTTCCATAAATCTGACGGTTACCGGTAGAGGAATTACCTGCGACAATGGTGTTCTCGATTTTCGTGGTGAAATTAGACATCAGAGCCAGGCCGCCTCCGGTCTCTTCTGCGAAGTTTCCGGTGATGGTACTGTTCCAGATCATGATGTTGCTGTTGATGAACCTCATCACGAACATCACGTCTGATATCGAGAGATCCTCCACATCAGCGAGTGTCAGAGTGGAAGCAGGAGCGTTTTCCGTGGGATCGACCAGAGGGAGCGGATCAAGTGATTCATCAACAATGATGGGGTTGACCGATTCAGGCCCCGTAGCATCTTCCGTTATCGACAATAGAGGTAGATCGGTCAGTACGCTGGTGCCGCAGGTGTATTGCCAGGGCAGACTCGAGCAGACATAAAGTTCTCTCCCGTAGATTCCTCCCCCCGAGCCCTGCGCCTGATTACCCGACAGCGTACTGTTACGCATGCGCACTGATCCCAGGAAGGCAATTCCCCCACCATCGCCGCTGGCAGCATTATTGGAAATGGTGCTGCCGTTCAGCGAGAGTTGTCCTGAATAGCAGTCAATCGCGCCGCCACGCGTTGCCTGATTTTCTGCTAACGTACTGTCGTAAATTGTGAGCGAGGTATTCTGGTGATAGATCCCCCCCCCATCATTGAGTGCTTCATTCTGTTTCAGCTCTGAGTTGTAAATTGATAACTTTGAGACCGGGCCGTTATTGGGGTAGCTGGTTGAATAAATACCGCCACCTGATTTCGCTTTGTTTGCTGCAAACAGACTGTCGCTGATGCGCGCCACTTGATTATCGGAATTTTCGTGACGGGTATAAATGCCTCCCCCATTAACGCCGGCCTGGTTTTCAATGAAGCTGCTGCTTCCAATTGTCACGACGATCGTCGAACTGTAGATTCCGCCTCCGGAACCGCCGGCCTGATTCTGTTCAAAATAACTGTCAGTGACCTTCAGAAAATCTCCCAGCGCAGTAACCGCTCCCCCGTTTCCGCTTGCCAGATTATCTGTGAAATACATACCGGAAAGCGTGAGATTATCGTAGCTGAAAATAGCACCGCCCTGGTTTGCAGATCCATTTCTCAGAGTCAGTCCACTGATCTCCACATCGAATGGCTGATACAGGCCTGCATCGGAAACGGTAAGGTCACGAACATCGATCAGCGGTGGATTCAGTGGCTGATGGGTATCGCTGCGGGAATTGATTTGAAAAATTCGACTGTTGCCATTGGCGTCGATCGTCAACTGATTCGCGCCCAGGCCGGTAATGGTCACCGCATCTGTGATCAGCAATTCATCGGTAAGTTTAATCGTCTGTCCGGCCAGGGTGTCAGCGAATGTGATTTCATCTGCACCGGCTTCCGCATTGGCCGCTTCGATGGCAGCCCGCAGACTCCCTTCGCCGGAATCGTTGGTATTGACCACCGTGAAAGCAGTCAGCAGCATGCGCTCTTCCAGGGATTCGGCAGCATGCATCGAAACCGCACGAGCGATGTGCGGCGTATGTGAGCTGTGTTTCTGGAGCTGGCGTCTCCGATTGTTCTTACGAACACAGGACTGAAATCGGTCCTGCAGAACGGACAACCATGGAATAGAGAACATAAGTGGTCAGGCCCGGCTGTGAATCTAAAAAGAAAGTAACTTTTGATCATATGCACTATTTTTTCGTATAGTACTCTTCAACTGGGGTAAATACAACAAATAAACAA contains:
- a CDS encoding choice-of-anchor Q domain-containing protein → MLLTAFTVVNTNDSGEGSLRAAIEAANAEAGADEITFADTLAGQTIKLTDELLITDAVTITGLGANQLTIDANGNSRIFQINSRSDTHQPLNPPLIDVRDLTVSDAGLYQPFDVEISGLTLRNGSANQGGAIFSYDNLTLSGMYFTDNLASGNGGAVTALGDFLKVTDSYFEQNQAGGSGGGIYSSTIVVTIGSSSFIENQAGVNGGGIYTRHENSDNQVARISDSLFAANKAKSGGGIYSTSYPNNGPVSKLSIYNSELKQNEALNDGGGIYHQNTSLTIYDSTLAENQATRGGAIDCYSGQLSLNGSTISNNAASGDGGGIAFLGSVRMRNSTLSGNQAQGSGGGIYGRELYVCSSLPWQYTCGTSVLTDLPLLSITEDATGPESVNPIIVDESLDPLPLVDPTENAPASTLTLADVEDLSISDVMFVMRFINSNIMIWNSTITGNFAEETGGGLALMSNFTTKIENTIVAGNSSTGNRQIYGNYDGDHNIVLNSVAGLLDPVLRDNGGSTLTHALLAGSAAINAGSNARAQSSIDQRGWGYQRIYDGTVDIGAVEWNGLSLVVDTLSDIDDGNYSSGQLSLREAIRLSEGTVDPSLITFSNALAGGTIAIQSELLISSSVTIVGLGQDQLTLDGGGQSRIFRVDDGNNSTAIDVEISGLSLIHGSADRGGAILNYEDLSLSNSTISENLASADGGGIYHARGQLMVSDSYFADNVAQNNGGGIFNNVQDLLVNNTTFFGNSASRYGGGIYSSYGAARNAQFEIPTLAPGKPESILLFSPWNVEKNVVTIAGSSFIENHALAGGGVYMNQRDLVDPCPVCDIAASGSDSTALDAFESSGFTGNTIVGCTFTDNTAKNGGGLYADSKLTVRESTFSENSASVGGGIYHNNGTLQIQNSTISGNSATIYGGGIFSTPHDSLAAPVLWVIEAPPLSPWEDGWEFEDDLLLGPGELLQADFSSQAFSTSSIADTRAANLDLIYLGSSSSLKIQNSTIVGNSAGVSGGGVYLVPPENDFYHVDYQINNSIVAGNTAPENARLTGVFTGGFNIIQDSIDGLLDPVLRNNGGPTKTHALLQRSAAINAGSNASVEEAGLTTDQRGGSYQRIFDGTVDIGAVEWKASHLVVDTLSDTDDGDYSEGQLSLREAIRLANQYAGATTIIFSEAIQGQTIYLDSELVISDTLTISGNVATPIVIDAGYGSRIFTIDDGTDALIDVSLQGLTLTHGMAGQGAAILNQENLSIADSWLTDNRAFDDGGGIYHSGGLLKVDRTSFTDNRAGENGGGIFNAARNMMVSDSHFQGNTAFNYGGGIFNAQGVTYFEEIPVVPTPYYTCPPSLSLTFALPEYRVEYAFTTITGTSFVENHARSGGALYNHYDGSTNPPFLGWFWDADVLVNEHFPELARHSSGILITDSTFLSNIATDGGGIFHHDGQMTLESCNLARNIARVSGGAILSQRHLTILNSTIARNIASYGGGICFDSFGAKLQISGSTLAQNTASIAGGAIFSQENYLNLTNSTISGNHAGVSGGGIYFTDQNITFPAASVEFTDNASSPELPIITPDTITISQSLNPTGMLNGADFSSVRTNTYSPHVANLTILIASNLLVTNCTITANSAGNSGGGITAEHSSAYTRILINNSIIAGNSAAESAQVDGDYTGGFNIIQDSIDGLLDPVLRDNGGPTWTHALLPGSAALNAGDNAAATAADLTTDQRGAGYERIKDGSVDIGAYEAQSPFTQIEMRFTNSRTRTSSTGEKSRIPENRTWIDQWGNHWLEIWVSTPDSTTTGIQSAEFNLNFNPEVAQAISIEYGPAFTGNQTETIDNSAGKITGLSATTARTDVGDDQYVLLARIQFEASPATRNADDYSDSREHIVNPQFSLSQLHVQLVGGVQSEVIDATTLGILYDRSGQDDSDTQFFTAPQYDFSQTGLYSLDWGHATRGVEFNSALDLSQLSLIVLPYTQTFLADENSDSLTQNQVDGSQTTGNASAGDRKTDISAPDGEHSLLDDYFSELNDTLELLAFET